The following are encoded in a window of Gloeothece citriformis PCC 7424 genomic DNA:
- the cas1 gene encoding CRISPR-associated endonuclease Cas1 — protein MATLYLMEQGTWVQKEQERLIIQVSKTQKMEVLMREVERIMIFGNVQLSTPAINACLKHNILVLFLNQAGQYNGHLWSLGSIHLNNEMVQIKRHQEHEFQVKISKAIVYGKLMNSKRLLMRLNRKRQVPDMDKVIEGINSDILSLESVDNLDQLRGYEGIAAARYFPAFGQLITNAAFSFSLRNRQPPTDPVNSLLSFGYTLLFNNVLSLIISEGLSPYFGNFHYGERDKPYLAFDLMEEFRAIIVDGMVLRVINNGLLTLKDFEPVASNGGVYLTDKGRRIFLKEFESRINKLISHPDIQSPVSYRQTIQLQIRRYKQSLLSDVSYQSFVRDI, from the coding sequence ATGGCAACACTTTATTTAATGGAACAAGGAACATGGGTTCAGAAAGAACAAGAACGATTGATTATTCAAGTTTCTAAAACTCAAAAGATGGAAGTTTTGATGCGAGAAGTAGAGAGAATTATGATTTTTGGCAATGTTCAATTAAGTACGCCAGCCATTAATGCTTGTTTAAAACATAATATTTTAGTCTTGTTTTTGAATCAGGCAGGACAATATAATGGTCATTTATGGAGTTTAGGCTCTATTCATCTTAATAATGAAATGGTTCAGATTAAACGTCATCAAGAGCATGAGTTTCAAGTGAAGATATCTAAAGCGATCGTTTATGGAAAGCTGATGAATTCTAAGCGACTTTTAATGCGACTAAATCGCAAGCGTCAAGTCCCAGATATGGACAAGGTAATTGAGGGAATTAATTCAGATATTCTCAGTTTAGAGTCAGTGGATAATCTTGACCAATTGAGAGGTTATGAGGGGATAGCTGCTGCCCGCTATTTTCCGGCTTTTGGTCAATTAATTACTAATGCGGCTTTTAGTTTTTCTCTGAGAAATCGTCAGCCTCCTACTGATCCGGTTAATTCTTTATTAAGTTTTGGCTATACTTTGTTATTTAATAATGTTTTAAGTTTAATTATTAGTGAAGGGCTTTCTCCTTATTTTGGGAATTTTCATTATGGAGAACGGGATAAACCTTATTTGGCTTTTGATTTGATGGAAGAGTTTCGCGCTATAATTGTGGATGGTATGGTTTTAAGGGTGATTAATAATGGTTTATTGACCCTTAAAGATTTTGAACCGGTTGCGAGTAATGGAGGAGTTTATTTAACGGATAAAGGAAGGAGAATTTTTCTTAAGGAGTTTGAATCTCGAATTAATAAATTGATTTCTCACCCCGATATTCAATCGCCAGTTTCTTATCGACAGACTATTCAGTTACAAATTCGTCGGTATAAACAAAGTTTGTTATCCGATGTGAGTTATCAATCTTTTGTGAGGGATATCTAA
- the cas2 gene encoding CRISPR-associated endonuclease Cas2: protein MLVLVVYDIPDNKRRTKLSKFLEGYGERVQWSVFECFLSLEEMRVLYQKVKKRVEPLEDNVRFYWISNEAVSRVLTIGGESPSPPPNYYLI from the coding sequence ATGTTGGTATTAGTCGTTTACGATATCCCAGATAATAAACGTCGCACTAAATTGTCTAAGTTTCTGGAGGGGTATGGGGAAAGGGTACAGTGGTCTGTTTTTGAATGTTTTCTGTCTTTAGAGGAGATGAGAGTGCTTTATCAAAAAGTAAAAAAGCGTGTTGAACCTCTTGAAGATAATGTTCGTTTTTATTGGATTTCTAATGAGGCGGTGTCAAGGGTGTTAACCATTGGGGGTGAGTCTCCTTCGCCTCCGCCAAATTATTATTTGATCTAG
- a CDS encoding IS630 family transposase, with protein MGIKPQGQVSWQRKSFYLYGLVEPVTGESFYWEFSRLDAQCFQKFLDVFSTTYSNELNLIQMDNGSFHKSLSLKWPDNIIPIFQPPHSPELNPIERLWEYIKAQLSWEQCTSLDELRQKLKQVLESISPDAIASLCGWDYITSALLSATS; from the coding sequence ATTGGTATTAAACCTCAAGGTCAAGTTAGCTGGCAGCGAAAAAGTTTTTATTTATATGGTCTTGTTGAACCAGTAACTGGTGAAAGCTTTTATTGGGAATTTTCCCGTCTGGATGCTCAATGTTTTCAAAAATTTTTAGATGTTTTTTCTACAACTTATTCCAACGAGTTGAATCTAATTCAAATGGACAATGGTAGTTTTCACAAGTCTTTGTCATTGAAATGGCCTGATAATATTATCCCAATTTTTCAGCCACCTCATAGTCCTGAGCTTAATCCGATTGAACGTTTATGGGAATATATCAAAGCACAATTATCTTGGGAACAATGTACTTCTTTAGATGAATTAAGACAAAAATTAAAACAAGTTCTTGAGTCCATCTCGCCCGACGCGATCGCATCTCTTTGTGGATGGGATTACATTACCTCGGCATTATTAAGTGCAACTTCATAG
- a CDS encoding IS630 family transposase has protein sequence MPQIIEILLRHLGTGQPVRYWCEDESRLGLKTMTCRIITLKGVKPQGQVSWQRKSFYLYGLVEPVTGESFYWEFSRLDAQCFQKFLDVFSTTYSNELNLIQMDNGSFHKSLSLKWPDNIIPIFQPPHSPELNPIERLWEYIKAQLSWEQCTSLDELRQKLKQVLESISPDAIASLCGWDYITSALLSATS, from the coding sequence TTGCCACAGATAATTGAAATATTACTTCGTCATTTGGGGACAGGGCAGCCAGTAAGGTATTGGTGTGAGGATGAAAGTCGTTTAGGTTTAAAAACAATGACTTGCCGCATTATCACTCTCAAAGGAGTTAAACCTCAAGGTCAAGTTAGCTGGCAGCGAAAAAGTTTTTATTTATATGGTCTTGTTGAACCAGTAACTGGTGAAAGCTTTTATTGGGAATTTTCCCGTCTGGATGCTCAATGTTTTCAAAAATTTTTAGATGTTTTTTCTACAACTTATTCCAACGAGTTGAATCTAATTCAAATGGACAATGGTAGTTTTCACAAGTCTTTGTCATTGAAATGGCCTGATAATATTATCCCAATTTTTCAGCCACCTCATAGTCCTGAGCTTAATCCGATTGAACGTTTATGGGAATATATCAAAGCACAATTATCTTGGGAACAATGTACTTCTTTAGATGAATTAAGACAAAAATTAAAACAAGTTCTTGAGTCCATCTCGCCCGACGCGATCGCATCTCTTTGTGGATGGGATTACATTACCTCGGCATTATTAAGTGCAACTTCATAG
- a CDS encoding winged helix-turn-helix domain-containing protein, with amino-acid sequence MLEVQTPPGKLSLISPQVMNRLEERLREPQGFKSYSQIQQWLNQEFRIVVAYKTVHKIVRYKLNAKLKVPRPSSIKAKPEAQEAFKKTCHR; translated from the coding sequence TTGCTCGAAGTTCAAACACCCCCAGGGAAGTTAAGTTTAATTTCCCCCCAAGTGATGAATCGACTCGAAGAACGTCTTAGAGAACCTCAAGGATTTAAAAGTTATAGCCAAATTCAACAATGGCTTAATCAAGAGTTTAGAATTGTAGTTGCGTATAAAACTGTACATAAAATCGTGCGCTACAAGCTTAATGCCAAATTAAAAGTCCCTCGTCCTAGCAGCATAAAAGCTAAACCTGAAGCTCAAGAAGCTTTTAAAAAAACTTGCCACAGATAA
- a CDS encoding site-specific integrase encodes MTSSALVHRSESALILTEPDILAQLLADKRSLNTQKAYAKDLRDFFRYVAGVDEPTPALVKEFLGLDQFAALSLVLNYKAHLRNERGLKEATVNRRLAAIKSLVRLGNQLGQCGYTLAQVTGDKVVRYRDTTGISKESYRKMLAVPHL; translated from the coding sequence ATGACTTCCTCTGCCCTCGTACACAGGAGCGAATCCGCTCTCATTCTCACTGAACCGGATATATTGGCACAACTGTTAGCCGACAAGCGATCGCTCAATACTCAAAAGGCTTATGCCAAGGATTTGCGAGATTTTTTTAGGTATGTGGCGGGAGTGGATGAACCGACACCGGCGTTAGTTAAGGAATTTTTGGGGTTGGATCAATTCGCCGCCCTATCGTTAGTGTTAAATTATAAAGCACACTTGAGGAACGAACGAGGATTGAAGGAAGCAACGGTTAATCGTCGGTTAGCGGCCATTAAATCTTTGGTACGCCTGGGCAATCAGTTGGGGCAGTGTGGTTATACCTTAGCCCAGGTGACGGGGGATAAAGTAGTACGTTACCGAGATACGACCGGTATTAGTAAAGAAAGCTATCGCAAAATGTTGGCCGTTCCCCATTTGTGA
- a CDS encoding UPF0175 family protein: MKITLDLPDIPDVDQQYINEALVAVLYVQGKLSQSQACQILNLNRRAFEEMLPNYGFSILVDSVDNINIELSA, from the coding sequence ATGAAAATTACTTTAGATTTACCTGATATTCCTGATGTGGATCAACAGTATATCAATGAAGCACTGGTTGCTGTTCTTTATGTTCAGGGGAAATTATCTCAGTCTCAAGCTTGTCAAATATTAAATCTTAATCGTCGTGCTTTTGAGGAAATGTTACCCAACTATGGGTTTTCTATTTTAGTTGATAGTGTCGATAATATCAATATAGAACTGAGTGCATGA
- a CDS encoding IS630 transposase-related protein has protein sequence MPAPYSYDLRQKAVKAVKRGHKKVNVCRLFKISRNTLDLWLKREKETGEYAAIANKQGRHSKIEDEEKFKSFVKENKGKTQKRMAELWGNNITQQNIKACLQTHFIAREV, from the coding sequence ATGCCAGCACCTTATAGCTATGATTTACGGCAAAAAGCAGTTAAAGCCGTAAAAAGAGGGCATAAAAAAGTAAATGTCTGCCGTTTATTTAAAATTAGTCGTAATACTTTAGATTTATGGTTAAAAAGAGAAAAAGAAACAGGAGAATACGCAGCGATCGCTAATAAACAGGGAAGACATAGTAAAATTGAAGATGAAGAAAAGTTTAAAAGTTTTGTCAAAGAAAATAAAGGTAAAACTCAAAAGCGAATGGCTGAACTATGGGGCAATAACATCACTCAACAGAATATTAAGGCGTGTCTGCAAACTCACTTTATAGCCAGAGAAGTATAG